The nucleotide window TACCTTTGCCACCAATTGCGACTGCGCGACGGTCTGGTCACTGGACGTTATCTGCGCATTCTCACCTATCCAGTATGCCATGGCGCCACCGGAAATCTTTGGTATGTTGAGGGTGTCGGTAGCCATCGGATAAACGGTAGCGCCCGCCCTCCTGATAACCGCCTGGGCCGTTATGCGGTCCTTAACCTCACTGACGTGCTCTTCCGGTACAAGAAAGCCGCCTGCCGAACCGGTCCCTTCGCCCAGTGCCTTCCTCTCATAGCGCGCCCCCGTCCAGTCCTTTGTTGACATTGCCTTGAAGAGGCGGCCAAAGCTGAACCTGCTCGGTTCACCACTCCCTGCCCACTTCGAGGGGAATTCCAGCTTCCTTGGGCTCCTGACCATTTTATGTACGGCGTCATTCAGCCTGTTCTTCACCATACCCTCTATCCTGTCGGCCAGGGACTCCTTGTGTTTTTCAAGTTCGCCGGGCATGCCCTTCAGCATCTTCTCAAGGACATTTACCCTCTGTGTGACTTCCTTATTCATCCAAATTCCTCCTTTGCGGTAATTACGTTCGGTTACAATTGCAGATTCTGCACTAATGCGGCCAAAGGGTACGACTGCTCCTTATCTGGAGCCGGACGAGCATACGCTGGACCCAATGGATTTCTCTATAATACTGACTACTTCGTATGAAGAGATCAGGGGTCTCGCCGTGAGATCCTCAACCTCCTTCAGCATGGAATCAAGTTTGTCTACCAGCGCCTGGTCGGATGCCGTCCGGTCGACATTATTTCTGAGCGACTTCATCTCCCTCTGGCTGATGAGACCGCTCCTCCTGGCCTCCGCAAGGGCCTTCGGATTTGTCGGGATGGGCACTGCAGATATCTCAACCAGCTCCTGTTGCTTGAAACGCCGTCCCCTCGTTGCGCCGGCGATTTCCTCCCAGTCCTTGGGTATAAACCCCACCGAGAAGCTTCTAAGAAAGCCGCCGCGATAGAGCTTATAAATGGTATCCGCAAACGGGTACTCGGCGCGGGTGGCAAACTGGAGCCTGAACATCAGCTGTCCGTTGCCGATGCGGGTCTCAAGGACCTTAGCGATGGGCGGGCTGTCGTATTTGTGGGCAAAAAGCACCACCGGGTTCTTTCTGAAATTTTCCAGTTCCCAGCCGGTGGTACTCATTACGTCGCCGTCGCGGTCGGCCTCCTCCGTAGAGGCCACGGCCCAGAAACTCCTTGAGGCGTCGTCCTCTTCCTTTAACACGACCCCATACGTCTTGTAGATAGTGGTTGGCATGTCTCTCCCTTTTCTCATCTCTCGCTTTAACAACCGGAAACAAAAAAGGCCCGGGAGAGTTTTTTTTGCTCAAAACTCCCCCGGGCCTCATGGTTTCTTAAAAAGAACCTTCGGTTACCGGATTTTTTATTTCGTGCGGCGTCCGTTCATCACTCCGGACGTGTTCCTAGTATCTAATGGTCTATCTTCTCCTGCTCCTCAATAGACGTTTTTATGTTTCTTATGATGCCGTCTACCAGCACCAGTTCCAAATTGACCGTGCCGTAAAAACCCTCGCGCATCACGCCGTCAATCACCCGGCCGGCCTTTACGCGGAACCGGTCAACCGCCTTTTTATTAATTGGTTTTTCCTTCGTAACCATCATAACTTGAATTTACCACACTTTGTAAACTTGTCAATGGCAGGAATCAACAGTAATCAACACAGGCACAAGGCTAATCTAGCTTTTAGCCTTCCTCTATTTCAATAATGCCTTGTTTCCCTCTTAAAGTGACGGTCCAATTGTTTATCAAGTCTCTCCCTATGCACGCGTGCTCCGCATCTGTTACTATTACTCTGTGAACCTTCTTGTCAAACGGGGACACGGATACTTTTGCTGAGTAAACATCTTCGAATCTTATTGCGGTCGCTTCTTTATAACCAGCCACGAGCATTTTATCTACCTTTACGAGTCCCAATTCTGTTACAATTTTTTGGGGAACTACACTGATAGACGCTCCTGAATCAACAATTGCAGGTAGTGTTCTTGATGAAGATTGTGTGCTATCAGGAATAGAAACAGTACAGTCAATCACTGGTGCAGACGGAAGAAAAGAGGGATTGTAAGGTATACTTAAGCTCATCTCTTACTTACGCAAGAACGGTGTGGGTATATGAGCAACTTCTGGTTCCCTGGTTACCTTTGGCATGTATATAGAACGGTAGCCATATTTTTTGTATACTCTCTCCGCTAATCCAGAGAAATCTTCATCGAAATCAACAACCTCATTGTCTACAATAGCAATAAATTTATTCTTGTAATCTTTGACAAGTCTTTCTTTATTTGCGTTAAAGAACTTCACTGCCTCTTCAAATTCTTCACTGTCAGAACGTTCTACCACCTCTTCATGTTCACCGAAATCTTCTAATGTGTTCCATGGGTCTGTTTCTATTGCCGGTTCACATGCTAGCACAAAATTGCCTCCAAAAGCAACCTTCCACTCCTTTTGCCTACGTAACCATTCATCAGTTTTCCCAGTAGATTGTGGTCCTAGTACATCAACCCAAGAGATTGTTATTTGTTCGTTTGTTGGTGTGTATTCGCCAGAAAATAAGTCAACAGAATCAATAACAATTTGGAAGCTTCCCAACACATCCGCAAGACTTTTCACAGTTCCAGTGTTCCATTGTAACGGTTCTGTTCGCAATATAGGATCTTGCCCTCTAGCTACCATTACGGCGTTATTTCTAGCGGAGTATATTGGGACTAGTGGCGCTGCTTGTCTTCTAATTTGAGTATCCGCAAGAGCCGGTAATGTCATCGTTTATCCCTTTTCTAATAAAGTCTTTAATACACTTTTAGAGCGGCGTATTTTCTCATCAACTTCGGCAACTCTGCGCTTTACATGTTCAACGTTTCCAACATCGCAATGGTAGTTAAATCTGCCTATCACTTCCTTAACAACAACATTATTATCAATTATACTAGGAATTGGGTCAATAGTTAATTTTACTGCAAAATCGCCGTCCTTATAGCGAATAATGCTCCCGGGGAAAACTGCACCTCTTACTAAATCATTGAATGCTTTTGTTTCGGATTCGGGAAGAAACTTTTGCTTTATTAGACCAGTCAGGTCTTCTTCTCCAGGCTTCTTGATGTTCCACGAAGAGTTTAATCCCACAGCATTATATGGCGTATGAGGCAGTTTATTAACATATTCAATCACAATCTGCTTTAGTGTTCCAAGATTACTTTCATTAACTACTTTTAGTCCTACCTCCAATTTGTTCTCATCCACGGTTAGCAAGAAATTTTGCGATTCAAATAGTGAGAAAAGAGGCGTATTAATAAAATTTGTAGCTTGTTCTGCAATAATGTTTTTGTCACGCAACCAATCTTTTGAAGCGATTGAAGGGTTGTAGTTCTGTGCCAAGACAACAATATTAGCGCTATTTAATAGTACATTCATGTGGCACCTCGCATATTAAATGCAACCATACTACATAAGTAATTGCATCAATTCAACTGGAATCCTCTAAGGCCTTTTAACAAAAATACTTAAATTAAGGAATGATTAAATAGTTTTATTATATTACTCTGCTTATGTAGCTTCAAAACTATTCCTGTGCAAAAAAAGGACTATTCTGTTTGTTGGATTCGTGGCCGGATGAGCGTAGGTGACACGTTTTTTTCTATTTGGAATCATTTTCTCGACTCTGTGAATCTCCCCACTCCACGGGGGACATGTTCCATAGCTTCTTGCGGGCCTCGTTGACGGTCCAGACGTCGCTGCCCACAAGTTTAGTTGCTATGTCGCTCTTGTCAAGCTCGTTGTCCCTGAGCGCTTCAACGCCTGAGAGATCGAACTCTCCGAATATGCCCACGCCGAAGCGTGGCGCGAGGAACGTGTTCACACACTCCTCTATTTTTCTGAGGCGCGGGATGACGCCTTTTGTCCAAAAAATCCTGTCCTGTGTCTCAGAGTTGGCATAGTTCGCATGTTCCAGAATCCCGACCTCTATGGGCGGCACCTTGTAGACGGCCAGTATCTCCTCGCGCGACAACCTACGCTGCTCGATAAACTCCATGTCCTTCTGCCCCAAGCTGATTGACTGCCACTGAAGACCCTTTTCGAGCAGGATCACGCGGTGCGAGCGTTCGGCGCCGGAGTATGCCTGGTCAAATTCGGCCCGTAGACGCCACATAGCGGCATCGTTTAGTTCAGCCTGTGTACTTATCACCCCTGAGGGCCGCGCCCCCTGTTTGAAAAACTTTTGGTTGTACATAACGGCATAGAAGTCGGCCAGAAGTCCCTGCCGCACCGCCGCAAGCGGTGACATTCCCCACAATTCGTTGAGCGGGTTAAAGTACTTTAGGTGTATCATCTCGTCCCGGCCATAGCCCACACTCTTTTCGCCCACGCTGAAGAGATAACCGTCTACCAACTCTTCCTTGTTGGGTATGATGCGCATCCTGTCGGGCCTGAGGGGCCATATCTCACCCGGATGCCCGTCGCTGTTATTCTTCTCAAGCGCCCAGAAGCAGTTGCCCGTGAGCTCCATGTACACCATCGAGGCCTCCCAGAAATCGTAGCGTGTCATCCGCGGGTTAACGCCCCAGAACAGTTTTACAAGCGGGTGGGTCTGCGGAAGTCTCTCACGGCCCGACGACGTGTCTTTATAGAACACGAACGGCACGCTTGCCACTGTCTGCGCAATCGCCTTCACACAGGCGAAGACCCAGACGCTTGAGTACTCCGCGTCGCCGTATATTTCCATATATTGTTTGGAACGCCAGTCAACGGGGGTTGCATAACCGTCGCCCCAGGGAGAAAGTGACAGCGAGAGTGGCAACGACCGGTTTGATTTCCTCTGTATGAAGGACATGATTTTGTTCATTACACTCATTCTCTTGACCTCATGTTGTTGGGTGTAGACGGTATGGCATCCGCTTCGACATTCATTATCCTGAATTTACCACAAGTCTGAAATTTGTAAATGGCAGGATTCAACACACCTCAACATGGTCAAATAAACCTTATCCTCGGTGTGGAGTGGTGGCGGAGCTGGCGGACGGCCATCTCCAGGGCGTCGGGGCCGTCGTCGTGGGAACCCCGGGGGAATTCTATCAGCTGCTCTATAAGCAGCTTCAGGTCACGATTAAATAAAATAGTCCCGTTTTCTATCAGCGCAGATAGGCTCGCTATGCGGGCGGTCTTGTCGCTAAAATTCTTAACCCCGCGGATGGGGATAAATAATTTCTCGCGCCTGGAAATGTCTTCAAGCATGTCTTTGAGCACTACCTGAAAGACGTTGGTCTCCACGGCAAGACAGAGAAAATGTGACTTTTTTTTACTGGCTTCCTCTCCGTCCGAATGCCCCGACCATCTCTGAAAATTCCTGACAGCGGCATCGGCGATGGCCGCGGGCCTGCGTCTTTTTATATCAGCCTCAAGCACGTATATCTTTCCGCCAACCTGACCCACCGTGACCATGGCGCTGTAGTCGCCCGAAGAGGAAGAGCCCAGTGCGGGGTCAATCGCCGTCGCTATCAAGAGTTCCTGATTATATAAATCCTCAGGCTTGTAGTAGCTAATCCACTCCTCACGAATCAACTGTTCCTCCGGACTTATCGGGTTATTCTGGTATTCGCACTCAAACGCGATGGATCCAATTCCTTCTTTACCACCATCACCTTGTTTTATTTTTTTCAACCTTTCGGCGTCATAGTAGCCGGACCACAGCGCCGCACCATCCGTACCCAGCGCACGGTATCTTTTGCCCTGCCATTTCTTGAGAAGTTTTGAGAGGAGGCTGTCGTAATGGAGTATCGTGCCCACAACGATTATGTCGCCTTCGGGTCCCGGCAGGTTCAGCACCGAACGGTTGAACCATGACTCAAGCTTCCGTCTCTGCTCGGCGCTCAGCACGCCCTCGTCGTCCTCGAGGTCGTCGCATATTACAAGGTCGGGTCGCGACTCAAAGCTCCTCATTCCGCGGAGGCTTGAGCCGACCCCTTTGGCAACCACCCTCACACCGTTGGAGCATAGAATATCGGTGGATGTCCACTTCTCTCTGCCCACCAGCTCTCCGAAGTCCATCCTGATAAGCCCGTTTTCCTTCAGCTCGCGTATTATCGCCCCCAGGAAACCCTCCGATATGGTGCTTGAGGATGAGATGATTACTATGAAACGTTTCCTTCCGGTGCAGATGGCCCACAGCGGATAGACGAGGCCCATCAGTACGCTCTTGCCGTGTCCCCTGGGTGCCGCAACGGCCTCACGCTTGTTCTCAGTGCTGGAGGCCATGAGGTCATAAAGCTCGGCATGGAACGGCGCGGGAGAGGCCGTCAGATAGTGCCTGAGATACCGCCCGGCAAAGGCTGCGGGGCTGTCCCAGGCATCAAGCTCCGCAAGAAGCTCTTTGCACAGAAGTAATCTCTTCTCTAAGTGAGGTAACCTCCTGTATGAGGGCAGACCTGAGCGCCCGGCGTTCAACCTCCGCAAGTGCCGAGAAATACACGTCTCCAGCATCGCTTTTCCTTTCCTCCCGGTACGCAATCAATAGCTTAAGGGCCTGCGGATCGCCTTCCCCGGCCTTACCGGCAATGGCCTTAAGACCCTGTTCTATCTCGAGGTCTATGTTCAGACCCGAAGCCGCACGTACCGGTATTCTCTTTTTTGTTCTCTTTTTCTGTTTGGATTTCGGCATGTAAGCCCTGGAAAACTGTATCGGCAGGCAGTCTGGTGGAAAGGCAAAAACGCTGAAAAACCCTCGGCCGCAAGCATGCGGGCCTCGGGCATTCACCTGTCCGTTAATAAAGGAAAAAGGAAGGCGGGGTGTACGGTTTGAAACCGCGCGTCATCGGCCTTTGTTTTATTTAGCCTTCCCATATACGGGAAACACACCCCCGGTGCCTTCCATGACTTCTTGTAAGAAGCTTACCACATAACCCGCATATGTCAATGTCCGGACTCAACCAGACTCAACCTGGCTCCACGTCGTTGACACAACCGGACAATACAGTATACTCTAAATATTGTACTGACAATTTCAGGACCGTTTCCATAAGAGGCGCTTTTAATTGTGAAAGGTTTTTCCAGATGAGCAGAGCTTTATTTATTGTGTCTTTACTGATCTTTGCATTATGTGTACCTGTTGCAATGGGACAGGAAATAGCTGGCGAAAAAGAGAAAGCCAGTAACGAAGCCGATTCCCACGAGGGAGGAAAGAAGGCCGCAGAAAAATCAACCGGCGCCAGCCGGGATTTCCTTAAGCTTGCCGAACCCGCCACTAAAAAGAAGAAGAAAGGGGACAGTGCCAGGCCCTACGGGAGTTACTGGACGGCCCTCTATGGGGGCAGAACAGAGGCGGGGGCTGGAATCGATGAGGAGACGGGTGAGCCTGAGGAACCCGCCTTCAGCCCGTATTACGCAAAACCCTCAAAACCTCGCAAAACCACAAGACCGAGGGTATCGGGTGACCTGAAGCTAACGCCACTGACACCGCCGCCGCTCTCGGAATTTGCAGAGGTGGATTTCGCAAGGTTTGCCTCCGGCGCGTTTGCGTCTGAATACGCAGACAAGTTCGTGAAACTTAAGTGTGAATTTGCAAGCCTGGCCCCTCAAGGAATGAGGCTGAAAGAATTTCCGGCGCCGGAGTACGTCAATTTTATGGTAAAGGGCGTCGGCACCACCATGTACGGTCTCACGGTAGCCATGCCCAGCGCCAAGGCGCGCAAGCTCTTCGGGCTTGAATCACATAAAGAGATATTCCTCTACGGCCGCGCAGTCCGCCTCGGCATGAGCCGGCTCACGGTGCTTGTTGAAAAGGTGGACATAACGCAACCAGGAACCCCGGTGAAATAGTAATAAGTACGCCGGGTACACCCTGCGGGCCGTGCCAAAGGCAGCCGCCTGAGGCGCCCTTGAAAGGATTCACCGATGGCGAACTTTCAGCCTCTAGCCAACTTTCAGTCTCCGGCATGACTCTGCCACTACAGCGTCAATGATTATTTCTGCCCCGTGATTAAAGCGGAGTCTTTGTCAAGCCGTACCACCTTGGGCCTCTTGAAGCCGGCCTTCTGGAGCCATCCCTTCATCTCCTCCTCGTCGTAGGATGAACCCTCGCATGTGCCAAGCAGCATATTGAGACTGAAAAGCACCGGGAAGAGGGGGCCTGTACCCGTACCGTCCAGCAGAAATTCGTGTATTATCACCGTGCCCCCCGGTTGAAGGGCGGTATGGCATTTCTTCAGTATACCGACGTTTGTAGCCGGGGCGTAGATATGGACGAGGTTCGAGACGAAAACCACGTCATAGGCCTCACTGCCAAACTCTGCTTCCAGACAGTCCCCCACCCTGGTATGCACCCTTTCCTCAAGCCCCGCCTCCTTTATGCAGCGCCGGGCTATCTGGATGTTGTCCTCCAGGTCGAACACCGTGGTGGTAAGTCCGGGATGCAACCTGGCAAACTCGATGGAATACGCACCGGGACCGCCGCCTAAATCCAGCAGGTGCTTGAAGCGTTTCAGCCCGAATTTCCTGGCAATCAACCGGGCCTTCATAATGCCGCTGTTGTGCATGGAGGCCATGAAGTCCTCCAGGCGCGCGGGGTCGGTTCCGATGTCCTCCACCACCGATTTGCCCGTGCGCACGGCCTCCTGCAGCCTTGCCCACCTGTCCCAGAGGTTGTGCATGTGGTGGATGCGGGCGCCCTGATAGAGCGGCTTATCCCGCACGAGATATTCATTTGCCCAGGATGTGTTTTCATATCTCCTTTGTGTCTTCCTCAGGAGTCCGAGGGAGACTAGGGCGTCAAGGAGCATCTCCGTCGCCCTCGCGTCCGTCTTGAGCTCCTGGGCGGTCTCAATGGACGACCTTGCACATTTACCAAGCAGGTCGAATATCCCAAGTTCTACCCCGGCAAAGATTACCTGTGACTTCCAGTAGGCCCAGCTCAATTCTTCCATGCGATCTAGTTCCTTCATCTAAGTCCTCATTCCCGTATTCTCGTACAGTGAGTTCTTTACGGCACGCAAGGTCTCATCATGGATGCGCCGGGCCATTTGTTTCAAATCTTCCATGGTTTCATCGTTATCACCGTGTTCAAACCGCGAGAGCACATCGTCATAAGCGCTGATAAGCAACTCGTTCACCCCGGCGAGCATACCGTCTTCTCTGGTTACATTGCAGACGTCGGCGTCGTCAGGTTGCAGCATGTCCAGAACCCCCCGGCAGAGGCTGACTGCGGCCTCTGAGAATGCAGCAACCTTTGGGTCACTGAACTCGCAAAAGGCCTCGTAGCCGGTAAGGGGTTCCGCCGTTGTCTGCGGCAGTTCGATTACGCGCTGGAAATCGGGAGTGCCCCGAAAAAACGTCTGCCCATGGTGCAGGATGTGGGCGGTTACTGCGGGCGTACGCAACAGTTCAAGTTTTCTGAGAAACTCGAAATTCTCTCTGACGTCAGCCAGGGTGGAACCGGGATGAAACATTATAAAACCCAGTGTGGGTTCAATACCAAGGCGCCGGAGGGTCTTTACGGCCCCCTCGTTCGCACCTATAGAAACGCCCTTTTTGAACCGGTTGAGGACGTGCTGGCAGCCGCTCTCTATACCAAGAAAGACCTCCCTGAGTCCGGCATCTACCAGCCGTGACAGGCTCTGTTCCTCTACGTCATTGGCGCGGCATTCAATGCCGAATCTTATTTTCAGACTGTCCTTAATTATGAGGCCGGCCAGTTGAGAGGCCCGTTGCTTGCCATCTCTGCCCGGACCGAAGAAGTTTGCATCGGCGAAGTAGAAATCCCGTATGCCCCGGTCTCTGTACAACGTCTTTATCTCCTGGAAAACATTTTCGGCACTTCTACCCCGCCATGATGCGGATGTGTTATTAGTGTAGAAGGGATTGATATAGCAGAACGTGCAGTGGCCGTAGCAGCCGCGGCTGCCCAGCACGTAGGTGGTGATACCTCGTTTTTCATGCGGCCACATGTCACTCCGGTCAGGGAACGGGAGGCCGTCCAGTTCTGTGTTCAGGACACGCGGCCTATTTTTTATAATCCGGCGTTCCCCGGTGGCGGCGTCAATCCGCGCGAATGCCAATCCTTCTATCTGACCCAAAGTTTCAGGGGCGGGGTCATCCAGGAGGGATTTAGACAGCTCTAGCAATGTAAACTCAGCTTCGCCGATGGCGACGGAGTCTATAAAAGGGAATTGCTTAAGAATGTTATCGTATGAAAACGTTGGGTAGAAGCCGTACAGGCTTATGTGTGTCCGGGGGCACAGGACGCGCAGGCGTGAGAGCATGTCGAAGACGCCGGCGGTCTTGTCCCAAACATACACCATATGAACCGCGAGGAGTTTCGGCGGCTTTGTTTTGATTTCGTCCAGGGTCTGCTGCATGGACCAGCGCATGAGATTTGCGTTGATGATTTCCGCGGGCATCTTGTGTGATTTGAGCACGGCGGAGATGTAGGGTGTCAGGAGATTTGCGGACAGCGGGGCGTTAACCACGTCCTGATGCCTCTCCGGGTCATCCGGCCGCGGGTGTTCAAGCAGGATGATGGACGATACTTCTTGGGTGTTTGATTTCATAGTCCTGAGCGTTCCCGGGTTCTTTACGTGGTATTAAACACAGGTGCTTAAGCGCTGTCAATTTATTTCAGGTCGTGGGTGAGATAATGAGACCCTTCGCCAGTTCCTTCGCCCTGCTCAAGGCTTCGGCTCAGGGTGACAAGGGTTATACAAAATGCCATTCTGAGTGGAGTGTAGTCACGTTGTAGGCGGATTCACCTCTGCCGCTACAATACGATGGCAGGTACTGGAGTCTGCCCCGAAAATACAAGCAAAGCAGGCTTTGCCACTACAATTATATCGGGATGATGTATGACAATCGAAGGTTTTGAAGTACCTGGTTATTCTACAACGCCGCGGCTACGCTTCTCTTCCGGCTTTTTTCGAGATACGGCTGGTAATATTCCTTAACCGTCTTGAGGGAGCAGAGCTTGCCGCACATGGTGCAGGTGTCGCCTTCCATGGGAGGGCGGCTCTTGCGAATCTCCCTGGCCCTCTTCTCGGATATCGCGGTCGTGTACTGAGTCTCCCAGTCCAAGTCCCTGCGCGCGACTGCCATCTTGAGGTCCGCGTTCTTTACCTTGTCCTTGAGCTTGACCATGTCGCCCACGTGGACGGCCACCCTTGCGGCCATGACCCCCTCCCTGACGTCGGCAACGTTGGGCAGGGCGAGGTGTTCGGGCGGAGTGACGTAACAGATGAAGTCGGCGCCGTACATGGACGAAAGCGCGGCGCCTATAGCCGACGAGATGTGGTCATAACCCGGTGCAACGTCGGTAGTTATCGGTCCCAGCATGTAGAAGGGGGCGTTATTGCTCAACCTCTTCTGTAATATAACGTTGGCCTCTATCTCGTCGATGGGTATATGGCCCGGGCCTTCGACGATGCACTGGACGCCCTTTGACTGGGCGTATTCGGCTATCTCCGAGTTGATAATCAGTTCCTGTATCTGCGCCCTGTCGGTTGAGTCGTGGACGGCCCCGGCCCTGAGGCCGTTGCCCAGGCTGAGGATGACGTCGTGCCGCTTCATTATGTCTATAAGGCGGTCTATCTGTTCGTAGAGGGGGTTTTCCTTCTGATTGTGTTCAATCCAGGCGGTGAGGAACGAACCGCCGCGGCTGACCAGACCGCCGAAGCGGTAACCCTGTTTCTTGAGCCTCTCCAGCACAAGGCGGTTTACACCGCAGTGGATGGCCATAAAACCGATGCCCTCTTCGGCCTGCTGCTCGATTATATCGAACAGGGCCTCAGGGTCCATCTTCTCCACCGCGCCCCTGTCCCTGATAGCCTCGATGGCTGCCTGGTACAGAGGAACTGTGCCGACCGTCAGCTCTACAGCATCAAGCACCCTGCGCCTAATTTCTCTCAGGTCGCCTCCGGTGGATAGCTCCATCAGTGTGTCTGCGCCATATTCCTCGGCGGTGCGGGCCTTCTCCACCTCCATGTCAATGTCCACAATGTCTGGCGAGGTGCCGATGCTGGCGTTTACCTTGGTCCTTAGCCCCATGCCTATGCCCACCACCCGCGATTTCCTGTGTGGGTTGCCGTAGAGGACTGTCTGGCCTCTGGCTATTCCTTCTCGTATAAACTCAGGGCAGACGTCGTCGTAACAGGCGGCCTCTTCCATCTGAGGCGTAATCTCGCCCTCTCTGGCCCGCTCTAATTGGGTCTTCATTAGTTTGTCCTAGCTATAAACGGCTGTGACCGTCTCGTTGATTAATGTTTAAAGGTTCAGGCGGGCACTACCCTTTGGGAGCTTTCCCATATCCCGTGCAGGTTGCATCTCTCCAGGACCTTCAGCGTTGTTTCCTTTTGTGTAAGAAGGGGAACCGTTACGATAGCCGAGGGGCTTCGGGGGCTGAATTCGGTCCTTGACACTAACACGTTATCGGCGTGGACCTCTATCCACTGTATCCAATGGTTTGGACTCATGCCATGAATGATGTTGCCCACCTGCGCGGTGAGGTAGAAGGGCTGATTTATCTTTACGTAGGAGGGAATGCTTATGACCGGGGCGTGTTTCTTCTCCAGAGTGGTCATGTTGTCCGGGTCGGACACGCGGTTTATGCATGCGAAGAGGTCGGTTTTTGTCCCATGCGCCCCCTTGCCGTGGCGTGCAGCACATCTGGGACACGGGGACCCGCCGGCCGCAATTCTCGATTTGCACATTTCACACGGCTCATCCGCCAGCACATCCTTCAACAACACAACCGGTCCCAGGAGGGCTAAACCTGTGCCCGTTAGAAACTCCCGCCTCCCCATGGTCCGCATACGTCCCTCCTCTTGCGATACTTACGTAAAACAAAAGCTTATTTGAACGTTATCTTCTTTACTTCCTTCTTTTGGATAATTACCAGCCCGTGAAACATCCTCCGGACGAGTAGGAAGTCTTCTGATTCACTTATCAACTCACCCTTTATCAGGGGCGAATTCTTGGACTTCAGCCTTATAAGCGCTTGCTTCTTGGGGGCCTTCTTCTCACCGAAGGTTATTTCCCAGAAGTCCAGCGGTTTGCTCCTGTTGGGAAACACC belongs to Candidatus Bathyanammoxibius amoris and includes:
- a CDS encoding class II SORL domain-containing protein gives rise to the protein MRTMGRREFLTGTGLALLGPVVLLKDVLADEPCEMCKSRIAAGGSPCPRCAARHGKGAHGTKTDLFACINRVSDPDNMTTLEKKHAPVISIPSYVKINQPFYLTAQVGNIIHGMSPNHWIQWIEVHADNVLVSRTEFSPRSPSAIVTVPLLTQKETTLKVLERCNLHGIWESSQRVVPA
- the thiC gene encoding phosphomethylpyrimidine synthase ThiC; the encoded protein is MKTQLERAREGEITPQMEEAACYDDVCPEFIREGIARGQTVLYGNPHRKSRVVGIGMGLRTKVNASIGTSPDIVDIDMEVEKARTAEEYGADTLMELSTGGDLREIRRRVLDAVELTVGTVPLYQAAIEAIRDRGAVEKMDPEALFDIIEQQAEEGIGFMAIHCGVNRLVLERLKKQGYRFGGLVSRGGSFLTAWIEHNQKENPLYEQIDRLIDIMKRHDVILSLGNGLRAGAVHDSTDRAQIQELIINSEIAEYAQSKGVQCIVEGPGHIPIDEIEANVILQKRLSNNAPFYMLGPITTDVAPGYDHISSAIGAALSSMYGADFICYVTPPEHLALPNVADVREGVMAARVAVHVGDMVKLKDKVKNADLKMAVARRDLDWETQYTTAISEKRAREIRKSRPPMEGDTCTMCGKLCSLKTVKEYYQPYLEKSRKRSVAAAL